Proteins from a genomic interval of Chloroflexota bacterium:
- the tgt gene encoding tRNA guanosine(34) transglycosylase Tgt, with protein MFEFEVQARDTASRARNGIIRTAHGSIETPVFMPVGTQATVKALSPDDLRAVGAQIILGNTYHLYLRPGADLIAAFGGLHSFMNWDRPVMTDSGGFQVFSLGSALRDGVGKIGDIFPDEDARRSERTPGEALTKVDEEGVTFKSHLDGSLHRLTPAVSIKVQSQLGADFILAFDECTSPLDDGVYTRRAMERTHRWAARSWDAFVQFRRDYQTLFGIVQGGAYRPLREASAAFIASLPFRAYSIGGSLGKSKRDMHEILDWTIPGLPDDRPRHLLGIGEIDDIFEAVERGIDMFDCVLPTRWARNGSLLIHPRSSGVGPQANVARRGRLNLYNAQFMADPGPIDPNCDCYACRNFSRAYLSHLFRAKELLVYRLASIHNLAFMARLMREIRAAIAAGTFAQLKAAYLLPGGSLPV; from the coding sequence ATGTTCGAATTCGAAGTCCAGGCGCGCGATACAGCCTCCCGCGCGCGCAACGGCATCATCCGCACCGCGCACGGCAGCATCGAAACCCCGGTGTTCATGCCGGTCGGCACGCAGGCGACCGTCAAAGCGCTGTCGCCCGACGACCTGCGCGCGGTGGGCGCGCAGATCATCCTCGGCAACACCTATCACCTGTACCTGCGGCCCGGCGCTGACCTGATCGCCGCCTTTGGCGGCCTGCACAGCTTCATGAACTGGGATCGCCCGGTCATGACCGACAGCGGCGGGTTCCAGGTCTTCTCGCTCGGCTCGGCGCTGCGCGACGGTGTCGGCAAGATTGGCGATATATTTCCCGACGAGGACGCGCGTCGCTCGGAGCGAACTCCCGGCGAGGCGCTAACCAAAGTGGACGAAGAAGGCGTCACGTTCAAGTCGCACCTCGACGGCTCGCTCCACCGGCTCACGCCGGCCGTATCGATCAAGGTGCAGTCGCAGTTGGGCGCCGACTTCATCCTCGCGTTTGACGAGTGTACCTCGCCGCTCGATGACGGGGTCTACACCCGACGCGCGATGGAGCGCACGCACCGCTGGGCTGCGCGCTCGTGGGACGCATTCGTCCAGTTCCGGCGCGACTACCAGACGCTGTTCGGCATCGTGCAGGGCGGCGCCTACCGGCCGCTGCGCGAAGCGAGCGCAGCGTTCATCGCGTCGCTGCCATTCCGCGCTTACAGCATCGGCGGCTCGCTCGGCAAGTCAAAGCGCGACATGCACGAAATCCTGGATTGGACCATCCCGGGCCTGCCCGACGACCGGCCGCGCCACCTGCTGGGAATCGGGGAGATCGACGACATCTTCGAGGCGGTCGAGCGCGGCATCGATATGTTCGACTGCGTGCTGCCCACGCGCTGGGCGCGCAACGGGTCGCTGCTGATTCACCCACGTTCCAGCGGCGTTGGCCCGCAAGCCAACGTGGCGCGCCGCGGGCGGCTCAACCTGTATAACGCGCAATTTATGGCCGATCCGGGACCGATCGATCCGAACTGCGACTGCTACGCCTGCCGCAACTTCTCCCGCGCATACCTGTCACACCTGTTTCGCGCGAAGGAACTGCTGGTATACCGGCTGGCCTCGATTCACAATCTGGCGTTCATGGCCCGGCTGATGCGCGAGATCCGCGCAGCCATCGCCGCCGGAACATTCGCACAATTGAAAGCCGCCTATTTGTTGCCCGGCGGCAGCCTGCCCGTCTGA